In a genomic window of Candidatus Neomarinimicrobiota bacterium:
- a CDS encoding cyclic nucleotide-binding domain-containing protein: MPYIPKLITCPLFTGLKEEEIAVFRAATHQVSYAIGDPIMQEGKTGNTLVILIKGTVTISKKLTLLGDDESDTKDKTFITLTDEHRPFFGEMALLMEHSLRTASVTASTDCEIVVMEKETFQKVCAKNPAIGLKVMENIASKLATNLERESKNVLKLTTAFSLVLEE; this comes from the coding sequence ATGCCTTATATACCAAAACTGATCACATGTCCGCTTTTTACTGGACTTAAAGAGGAAGAGATCGCCGTTTTTCGGGCGGCCACGCACCAGGTATCCTATGCGATTGGTGACCCGATAATGCAAGAGGGCAAAACCGGAAACACCCTGGTCATTCTGATCAAGGGAACCGTAACCATTAGTAAAAAATTGACGCTTCTGGGAGACGATGAGTCAGATACAAAAGACAAAACCTTTATTACTTTGACTGACGAACATCGGCCCTTCTTTGGCGAAATGGCTCTGTTAATGGAACATTCTCTGCGCACAGCCAGTGTAACCGCTTCTACAGATTGTGAGATCGTAGTCATGGAAAAAGAAACGTTTCAAAAGGTTTGTGCAAAGAACCCCGCTATTGGTTTAAAAGTGATGGAGAATATTGCCAGTAAACTGGCGACCAATCTAGAAAGGGAAAGCAAAAATGTATTGAAACTGACCACGGCTTTCAGTCTGGTTTTGGAAGAATAA
- a CDS encoding NAD-binding protein → MSLLRFNKYLQHSPFCLSLAPMKIIRTMLTWIKRLRDEGVLDLIIILWIIMFIGAITVFLLDYTSEGRSITTIFEAFYWAWVTMTTVGFGDLTPTTPAARIAASIMMFFSMALISFFTATISSIFVARKIREGKGLEKINYTDHYIICGWNDLADELLESLLKQDNKDQTPIVLVNELSEEEIDAWRGKLNASHLGFVRGDFTQDQILAKASVSKAKAVLILPNLIKSGKAEADEKTALATYSIKTLAPKARVYAYILHYENRAKLRRAKADGIIIADEFGPFMGASQLHNPGIPAFLSEMLNTDQARLLTKPVPEHLIGKPYHKLFAEAYEEYDTAILGVYQEETSAGIGDFLSADSGDYLDQFIAAKLKAAGRGQNEEQKIKVRINPEKDYIIKSGEQMILLK, encoded by the coding sequence ATGTCTTTACTCCGTTTTAACAAATATCTTCAACATTCCCCCTTTTGCCTTAGTTTAGCGCCAATGAAGATCATCAGAACAATGCTTACGTGGATAAAGCGCCTTCGCGATGAGGGTGTCCTCGACCTGATCATTATACTTTGGATCATAATGTTCATTGGTGCAATCACGGTCTTTCTCCTGGACTATACCTCAGAGGGGCGGAGCATTACCACAATATTTGAGGCTTTTTACTGGGCCTGGGTAACCATGACGACAGTTGGATTTGGTGACCTTACACCGACCACTCCAGCCGCCCGGATTGCGGCCTCGATCATGATGTTCTTTTCCATGGCATTGATCTCATTCTTTACGGCTACGATCTCATCCATTTTTGTAGCCCGCAAAATCAGAGAGGGTAAAGGTTTGGAAAAAATTAATTATACTGATCATTATATCATCTGCGGCTGGAATGATCTGGCAGATGAGCTGTTGGAGTCACTCCTGAAACAGGATAATAAAGACCAGACACCCATTGTGCTGGTGAATGAACTTTCAGAAGAAGAGATCGATGCGTGGCGGGGTAAATTGAATGCCAGTCACCTGGGATTTGTGAGAGGTGATTTCACCCAGGATCAGATTTTGGCCAAGGCCAGCGTATCTAAAGCCAAAGCGGTATTAATACTGCCGAATCTGATAAAGTCAGGTAAAGCTGAAGCGGATGAAAAGACTGCTTTGGCAACCTATTCGATCAAGACCCTGGCTCCCAAAGCCAGGGTGTACGCCTACATCCTCCATTATGAAAACAGAGCCAAGCTGCGCCGAGCCAAGGCTGACGGCATTATCATCGCTGATGAGTTTGGTCCCTTCATGGGTGCCAGTCAGTTGCATAATCCGGGAATTCCGGCTTTTTTATCTGAAATGCTCAACACAGACCAGGCTCGTCTGTTGACGAAACCAGTGCCGGAACATCTTATCGGAAAACCATACCATAAATTATTTGCCGAAGCTTATGAGGAATATGATACAGCTATTTTGGGGGTCTATCAGGAAGAGACAAGCGCCGGAATTGGTGATTTTTTGAGTGCCGATTCGGGTGATTATCTGGATCAGTTCATTGCCGCCAAATTAAAAGCAGCTGGTCGCGGACAGAACGAAGAGCAAAAAATCAAGGTTCGGATCAACCCGGAAAAGGATTACATCATCAAATCCGGCGAACAAATGATATTACTTAAATAA
- a CDS encoding polysaccharide pyruvyl transferase family protein: MRHLLFNYLLVKRAYRYLEQYVTLFSDFDAVFPIRQQVLRYYYEADYTRVISLLEQHRAHLSSRFVVEYLALAYFMKNQNAEALKTLSASSSSSHLNGLKERIQAVDYFNAQNNPSRQRIAHVAWHYLADHSGNAGDKLLPETVQKVIRFDKPDLVFDRYHVHQHIDQKQVDLLNEYAGIVIGGGGLVYPASAPSFQSGWQWNISLENLKALKVPIAFFAVGYNSFRDKVPGSRKMIEHLTLCAEKSNYLGFRHLSDVRIVQTFLPEALTNKIRYQPCPTTLLKHLYPTITKQGKEPFISLNFAYDRFDERFKGYYKNILGAMAKVIQRLSPTIEFMYYAHSPGDKIFVKHLKRAYDINMPCLEMYTLTPEEIIKAYRTPYLSLGMRGHAGLIPFGAGTIPLGLVAHRKVSAFFEDIEKPDLALDIHAHNFANVLEQKIRESLEKRLSLEEALLEKQHQMWKLTRQNVAQLNF; this comes from the coding sequence TTGCGCCACTTACTCTTCAACTATCTTCTGGTCAAACGAGCCTATCGCTACTTAGAACAATATGTAACCCTGTTTTCTGATTTCGATGCTGTTTTCCCTATACGCCAACAAGTATTGCGCTACTACTATGAAGCTGATTATACCCGGGTGATATCACTTCTTGAACAACACCGGGCACATCTTTCGTCTCGCTTTGTTGTTGAGTACCTGGCCCTGGCTTATTTTATGAAAAACCAGAATGCCGAGGCGTTAAAAACATTGTCTGCTTCCAGTTCATCATCACACTTGAACGGATTGAAAGAACGAATCCAGGCTGTAGATTATTTTAATGCTCAAAACAATCCTTCCCGACAGCGAATCGCACATGTGGCCTGGCATTATTTAGCTGATCATTCAGGAAACGCGGGTGATAAACTGCTCCCGGAAACGGTTCAAAAGGTAATTCGGTTTGATAAACCAGATCTGGTCTTTGATAGATATCATGTGCACCAGCATATCGATCAAAAGCAAGTTGATCTGCTTAATGAATACGCTGGAATTGTAATCGGTGGCGGTGGTTTGGTATATCCCGCCAGCGCCCCGTCCTTTCAGTCGGGTTGGCAATGGAACATCTCACTGGAGAATTTGAAGGCCTTAAAGGTGCCAATTGCCTTCTTCGCCGTTGGTTACAATTCCTTTCGCGATAAGGTGCCCGGTTCCAGAAAAATGATTGAGCACTTAACGCTCTGTGCCGAAAAATCAAATTATTTAGGTTTCAGACACCTCAGTGATGTTAGGATCGTCCAGACATTTCTACCTGAGGCTCTAACCAATAAAATCAGGTATCAACCCTGTCCGACGACCCTCTTGAAACATCTGTATCCAACAATCACAAAACAGGGAAAAGAGCCTTTCATCTCGCTGAATTTCGCTTACGACCGTTTTGATGAACGCTTCAAAGGGTACTATAAAAATATTTTGGGCGCCATGGCAAAAGTCATTCAGCGATTAAGTCCAACTATTGAATTCATGTACTATGCTCACAGCCCTGGAGATAAAATATTTGTTAAACATTTGAAAAGGGCTTACGACATTAACATGCCTTGTTTGGAGATGTATACCCTAACCCCTGAGGAAATCATCAAAGCGTACCGCACGCCTTACCTTTCATTAGGAATGCGCGGACATGCCGGACTCATTCCATTCGGAGCTGGAACAATTCCTCTGGGGCTGGTGGCTCACCGAAAAGTCAGTGCTTTTTTTGAGGATATTGAAAAACCTGATCTCGCACTGGATATTCACGCCCATAACTTTGCAAACGTGCTTGAACAAAAGATTCGAGAAAGCCTTGAAAAGCGTTTATCCCTTGAAGAAGCATTGTTGGAAAAACAACATCAGATGTGGAAGCTCACCAGGCAAAATGTTGCGCAATTAAATTTTTAG
- a CDS encoding superoxide dismutase, Ni, which translates to MKKHLGLLLSIIIIGIGTGLLLPQTADAHCQIPCGIYDDHARVQAMLEDAATVEKSARLIGELAGKTDAQSQNQMVRWVMNKEDHAQQVITTISDYFLTQRVKPKQKDYTKRLKRHHAVILAAMQAKQNADVKYAHNLTKAIEALTEYYPEHKH; encoded by the coding sequence ATGAAAAAACATCTAGGTTTATTATTGTCCATCATCATCATTGGAATCGGAACTGGGTTATTATTACCCCAAACGGCAGACGCCCATTGTCAGATTCCCTGTGGAATCTATGATGATCACGCCCGTGTTCAAGCCATGCTTGAAGATGCTGCCACAGTAGAAAAGTCTGCTCGACTAATTGGTGAATTGGCCGGTAAGACTGATGCCCAATCTCAAAACCAGATGGTGCGTTGGGTTATGAATAAGGAAGACCACGCTCAACAGGTTATCACAACCATTAGTGATTACTTTCTGACCCAACGGGTAAAACCAAAGCAAAAAGACTATACAAAACGGCTCAAGAGACACCATGCTGTGATCCTGGCGGCCATGCAGGCTAAACAAAATGCCGATGTTAAATATGCCCATAATTTGACGAAAGCCATTGAAGCGCTGACTGAGTATTATCCCGAGCACAAGCATTAG